The DNA segment GCGCCTTCGCCTTGCCCGCGTGGGCGACGGACGCTTGCGCCTCGGAGCGCCGCTGGCTCGCGCTCACGCCTTCCACGCAAGGCGGCGCCGTGACCCTCTCGCTCCCCGCGCCCTTCCTCGCGGGCCACCACGTCGCGCCGCGCCTCGCCCTCCTCGGCCCCACCTCCGTCACCGTCTCGCTGCACGTCGACGGCCAGACCCTCCACACGCACGAGCTCACGCCCCCCGACGCCCCGCGTTCGCCCTGCGTCACGCTCCCGGCCTTCCCCATCCCCGCGGGCGCCCGCTCCGTCGCGCTCACGCTGCGCGCGGGCCCTCTCCCCCCGGGTTCGCTCGTGGCGCTGGACCGGTTGGAGAGGCTGGAGAGCGAAAGTCATTGACGCTCGGCGTCCAGGATGCGAGGTGTGTCCTAAGTTCCTGGAATCGTGAGTCGTATCCGTCCGGACGCACATCAGGTGGGGAACGTACGGACGGGGGGCGGCATGACGGCCGCCGAGGGGTGCCCATGACGAAGAGCGAGCTCATCGACGCGATCGCGGGCCGTGGCGAGCTCACCAAGGCTCGCGCGGAGCTCGTGGTCAATTGCATCTTCGACGCGATGACCGAGGCGCTCCAGCGCGGCGAAGGTATCGAGATCCGAGGCTTCGGCAGCTTCACGGTCCGCCCGTACAAACCGTACAGCGGCAGAAATCCGCGCACGGGGCAGCCCGTCCCGGTGCCCGCCAAGCGCCTGCCCTTCTTCAAGGTCGGCAAGGAGCTGAAGGAGCTCGTCAACCAGAGCCGCGCCTTCGCCATCACCGGCGGCAAGGACGACGACGACCTCGACGACGATCTCGACGAGGACGACGAGGACGAATAGGCGCGGTGGATCGCCAGACGCTTGCGCCTTCCGCGCCGTCCGGCAAAGTCTCCGCCATGCTTTCCGCCGAGCGTCAGATGGAGGAGCTCTGCCGGGGCGTCGTGGACTTCCACGTCCGCGCCGAGCTGAAAGAGCGCCTCGAGGAAGGTCGGCCCCTGCGCATCAAGGCCGGCTTCGACCCCACGCGTCCCGACCTGCACCTCGGGCACACCGTGCTCATGCAGAAGATGCGGCAGTTCCAGGACCTCGGGCACCACATCATCTTCCTCGTCGGCGACTTCACCGCGATGGTCGGTGATCCCACGGGCAAGAGCGAGTCGCGCCCGCGCCTGACGCGCGAGGAGGTCCGCGCCGCCGCCGAGACCTACCAGGCCCAGGCCTTCAAGGTGCTCGACAAGGACAGGACCGAGGTCCGCTACAACTCCGAGTGGCTCGGCAAGCTCACGCCCTTCGAGATGGTCGAGCTCGGCGCGAAATACACCGTCGCCCGCATGCTCGAGCGCGACGACTTCTCGAAGCGCTTCGACGGCGGCGTGCCGATCCACATCCACGAGTTCCTCTACCCGCTGCTGCAAGCCTACGACTCGGTGGTGCTCGAGAACGACGTGGAGCTCGGCGGCACCGACCAGCTCTTCAACCTGCTCGTCGGCCGCGATCTCATGCCGCGTTACGGCAAGCGCGCGCAGATCGTCATGACCACGCCGATCCTCGAAGGCACGAACGCGCGCGTCGAGAACGGCAAGGTCGTCGGCGCGAAGATGTCGAAGAGCGCGAACAACTACGTGGGCGTCAGCGAGCCGCCGTTCGAGATGCTGCAGAAGCTCATGCTCGTCGACGATCAGGTGATCTGGCGATACATGGAGCTGCTCTCGTCCCGATCGAACGACGAGATCAACACGTTACGCGAGGACGTGAGCGGCGGCCGTCGCAACATCATCGAGGTGAAGGAGGTCTTCGCGAAGGAGATCGTCACGCGCTTCCACGACGCCGCCGCGGCCGACGCCGCGCTCGATCGTCGCCGCAGCGTGGCCGCCGGCAACGTGCCCGACGACGTCGAGGAGATCAACGTCGTCACCGAGGCCGAGTCGCTCTGGATCGCCAAGGCCTTGTCGCTGGCGGGCCTCGTGAAGTCGACGAACGAGGGGCTGCGGCTCGTCAAGAGCGGCGCCGTGCACCTCGACGGCGAGGTCGTGCGCGACGAGCAACAGAAGCTCGAGCGAGGCCGGAGGTATCTTGTCCGCGTCGGATCGAAGAACCGCAAGTTCGCGCACCTCGTCGTCGGCTGAAGCGCCGGATCCGCAGCGGCGCGCCCTGCTCGCCGCCACGCTCGTGGCGCTCGCCTCCGCCGCCACAGGCTGCGGCGCGCCACCACCACCCGTCACGAAGCCCGAAGGCAAGCCCGAGCCACCCCTCGCCGTCCCCTCGCTCGAGGCGCTCCTGCCCCTCGCAGGCCTGCGCTGGATCGTGCTCGCGAATCCACGCGAGATCACCTCGATCCCGTGGCTCGTCCCCTTCGTCGCCACCGTCATCCCCGAGGCCCGCTTCGACCGCTTCGCCCGCGGCACGGCCGTCGATCTGCGGCGCACGCCCGAAGCGATCATCGCCTCCTACACGACGAGCGAAGGCGACGCGCTCGTCGAGCTCGTCCGCCACGTATCCGACCCGCGTACGGTCGAGCGCGCCTTCCGCGACCGCCTCAGCGCAGGCGCCACGCGCGCCGTCGACCGTCACGACCTCGTCCGCGTCTCCGGCAAGATCGGCCGCTCGCCGCACGCCTTCGCCGCGATCGGCGCGGACGTCGCCTGCTTCCAGCAAGCGGGCTCGCTCGCGCGGGGCCCTTGCCGCATCGCCACGCTCTTCGCCCGCGGCGCCCTCGCCCGCGCGGCCCGCGCCCTCGACGAGCCGTCCCTGCGCGCGCTCGCCGAGCGCCTCGGCCCCGCGCCGGCCCGCGCCTTCGCGCTCGGGCCCTTCGAGGGGGAGCTCGCGCGTGGCGCGCGGGGCCTGCTCGCCGCGGCGACGGCGATCGGGGCGGCGGCGCGGCCGAGCGCGCGCGAGGGCATCTTGCTTTCTGTGGCGGTCGCGGGCGACTTCTCCCGCACCGGCGAAGCGGCCTCCGAGGAGCTCGCGGCCGCGTGGCGCGACCTCGCCGAGGGCTCGTTCGGCCACCTGCTCGGCCTCGACGCGCCCGTGACGGCGCCGCTCTCCACGCACGCGCCCGACGCCGTCGCGTTCATGGTCGAGCTCGACCCGCGCAAGCTCGCGAAGGGCCTCGCCGACGCGACGTCGAGCGAGATCGATCAGATCATGCGGTGAGCGGTCATCTCCGCCCCTTGAAGCCCATCATCCCCTGCACGACGGCCTCGCTCTCCTCGGCGATCGCGCCTTCCTGGGCGATGCGGTCGGCGCAGTCCTCGCACATCTTCTTTTTTTTCGTCCCGACCTTCACCGTCTTCAGCTCGTCGACCTCGTTCTCGCACTCGCGGCACGTCGCCATCGTGTCCTCCTCGCGCCGATCGTAGCCCATCGGCGCGAGCGGTCAGGCGACACGCGAAAACTTGGCCCTCGGGATCGGCTTGCCGTATCGCGGCAGATGGACCTTCATGGAACGACGGATCGGCCCTCGCGCGCTCTGCGATTATCCCCTGGTTGCGATCGTGGATGGACATCGCCATACGTGCCGCGCCGTCGACCTCTCGGTGAGCGGGCTCGTCTTCGAGGTCCCGCGGGGCCTCGTGGATCGGGAGCTCAGCCTGACGACCGCGTTCGAGCTCGACGTCGGCGCGGGCCGCCCGATTCGCCTGCGCGGCCGTCCGATCTGGTCGAAAGACCGGCTGCAGGCGATCCGGTTCGTCTCGATGAACGACGCCGACAGGCTCACCCTGGCCGAGCAGCTCGATCGGAAGAAGGTCCTCGGCGATCCTTTGCATTGAGGCGGCGCCGCCCGACGACGAAGGCCATTCCGAGCGCCATCACCGTCACGAACGTGCCCTCCGCCCCGTCGCGCTCGCCCGCGGCGCTGCACGCGCAGCCGCCGGTCATCTGGACGCCCTCGTCGCCGATGGTGGCCGGATTGGCCCCTGCCCCGGCGGGGCCGCCGCCGGCGCCGTCGAGTCCCCCGGCGCCCCCCGTGCCCGCGGCGACGAGCGCCCCGAAGGTGTACACCGAGCCCGCATTCTCGCCCTTGTCGTTATCGTCGCCCGGAGCCCCGACGAGCGCCATGTCGACGGAGAGCGCCACCGCGCTGCCGAAAAAATCGGCGTCCGCGCCGTCCGACGCGAGCAGCCTCTGCCCCACGACATACCCCTCGGACTCGCGCACGAACAGATAAGCCGTCCCCGCGCCCGAGACATCCGGGCCGCTCAGGTAGGTCCCCACGAGCGCGAGCTCACCCGCGAGCGCGGTGGCCATGCCAAACGAGCCGTATTTCTCGGGCTCGGCGGCGAGGAGCTTCTGCTGCATGGCCCAGGTCGTCTCCGCGCGGCTCCACACGTAGGCCGCGCCCGCGTCCTCGGCCCCGTCGTCGTGCCCGGAGGCCCCCACGAGCGCCGTGTCCCCCGCAATGGCCACGGAGGCACCAAAACGATCCTGCTCCCCCGCGTCCTCGGCGGCGAGCCTCTGCTCGAGCGGCCAGGCGCCCTCCGCGCGCGAGAAGACGTACGCCGCGCCGACCGAGATCCCCGCGTCCGACATCTCCCGGGGCGCGCCGATGATCGCGTCCTCGGCCGAGAGCGCGACGGAGGACCCGAAATGGCTCCCGTCCCCGCTCGCGGGCACGAGCGTCTTCTGCAGACCCCATAGCTGTCCCGACGCGTCCCGAACGAAGACATGCGCCGCGCCGGAGTCGACCCCGGCCCCGTCCTCGCGGCTCGCCCCGACGAGCGCGACGCCCCCCACGAGCGCCACCGAGGTGCCGAACGAGCCCACGAGCTCCGGCTTCGGCGATTCGAGCTTCTGCTGCTCGGTCCAGACGCCGTCCTTTCGCACGAAGACGTACGCCGCGCCCGCATATTCGGCCTGGCCGGTCTTGTTCGGCGCGCCGATGATCGCCACGTCCCCCGAGATCGCCACGGAATACCCGAATCCATCCGTCGCCGCTGCATCGGACGCGACGAGCTTCTGCTCGGGGATCCAGACGCCGTCCTTTCGCACGAAGACCTGCGCCGAACCCGCGTTTACCTCCACCTGATCGTCGCTGTGCGCCCCGACGATCGCGGTGTCGCCGTCGATCGCCGCCGCGGCGCCGAACTCCGCCTCCTTCGTCCCCTCGGGCGGCACGAGCTTCTCGCCCGCGGTCCATTCCAGCGCGAGGGCCAGGGCCGCGGTGCGCTCGGACCCGTCGGCCCCGCATCCGGCCACGGCGCCGAGCCACAAAAGCGGGACGAGCCCGCAGCAAAGCACGGATGAAATGGTGCGCATGTGTTCCCCCCGTAATCACGCGCGGGCGGTCCGCACGTGATTCTTGCCCAAAGCAAGACGCCCCAAGGTTTACACTACAAAGAGCGCGCGACCACCCGACTCGCTGGATTCGTGCAAAATCGTGGACGACCGCGTCCGGTTCCGCCGGAGACGGCCCGGCCTCACACCTCGATCACCCGTTCGTCCGTGACCACGACCGGCAGCGGCACGTCCCCCTCGGTCGCCGGCACCTCCGACAGCACCTGAAAATCGTACACCACGCCGATCGCCACCGCCGGCGGGCAGAATCGCGGCAAGGTGCGGTCGTAATACCCCGCCCCATAACCGAGCCGGTTGCCCTCCCCGTCCACGCCGAGCGCCGGCACCACCACCACGTCGACCGCGCCCACCTCCGGCTCCGACGGCAATGGCTCCTGAAACCCGAGCCCGTGCTCCTCCATCGCCGCAGGATCGGCCGGGATCCGGAACGTCATCACCTTCGTCGCCGGGTCGATCGCAGGAAATGCCACGACCACGCCCCGCGCCCGCAGGTCCGCGGCGAGCGGCCGGAGGTCCACCTCGCCCCGCTTCAGGATCGGCCAGAAGAGCGCGACCGCGCGCGCGCCCGAGAGCTCCGGCCGCGACAGGAGCCCCGCGCATATCTTCGCCGACCGCTCGGCGAGCGACTCGCGTGGGATCGAGTTCCGCAGCGCCCGCATCCGCTGCCTGAGCACGCCCTTCGCGCGGTAACGCAGCACGCGCATCGCCTCGGGATCGAAGTCTTCCATCGGCCCGAGGCTACCTCGAACGTCCACGCCGCGCACGCCCGCGTCGCGCGCGCCTCCCCTGCGCGCCCTCGCCGTGGTAACGGTTCTCGAACCGATGCGTCCTTGCGCGATCATCCCTGCTTATCAAGCCTCTCGCACCGTCGCCGAGGTCGTCCGCGCGACGCGGGCCCTCTGGCCCGAGCCCGACGCGGTCTTCGTCGTCGACGACGGCTCGACCGACGGCAGCGCCGAGCTCGCCCGCAAAGCCGGCGCCGAGGTCCTCTCCCACCCCAACAATCGTGGCAAGGGCGCCGCGCTGCGCACCGGCATGAGCCACGCCTTGCGCCGCGGCTTCGACGTCGCGGTCACGCTCGACGCCGACGCCCAGCATCCGCCGGCCGAGGCGCGCCGCATCGCCTTCTGCGACCCCGACCCGCGCGCCCTCGTCCTCGGCGTGCGCGACCTCGTCAAGGCCGGCGCCCCGCGCGCGAACCAGATGTCGAACCGCATCTCGAACTTCTTCCTCTCGCTCTTCAGCGGCCGCCCGCTCGCCGACACGCAATGCGGGCTGCGCCGGTATCCCCTCCAGACGACCCTCTCGCTCGGCGCACGCGACGACGGTTATGCGTTCGAGGCCGAGATCATCCTCCGCGCCGTCGCCGCCGGCGTCCGCATCGTCGAGGTCCCCATGGACGTCGTCTATCCGCCCGAGCACGAGCGCGTCACCCATTTCCACAGCGTGCGCGACCCGGCCCGCATCGTCTTTCGTGTCCTCGGCACCCTCGCCGAGTCGCGCATCACCCCCGCCACGCCGTGACCGAAGAAGGCCCGAAGAAGCCCGCCGAGAGGCCCCGCGCGCGCTGGAGACGGCGCCTCGTCGTGGTGTTCGTCCTCCTCGTCGTCGTCCCCACGCTCGCCCATTTCGGCGTTCTCCTCGGCACGCGCATCGAGCCCCCTGCCATCGCCGCGACGTCCGGCGACGCCGCCGAGGCGCGCCCCGGCCTGCGCGTCCTCGGCCCCGCGTATGCCCGCAAGCGCGGCGCGATCCTCGAGGTGCGCCTCGCGGGCACCCCCGAGGAGATCGGCCACCAGCATTCGCGCCTGCTCTACCCCGAAATGGTGGAGAACGAGGGCACCCTCTACGACCAGTTCCGCCATTATGTCCCCGTCCCGCCGCTCCGCTGGCTGCTCGTCGACCTGAGCCGCCTCGAGTTCCGCCACGTCGACCAGGGAATGCAGGACGAGCGCCGCCGCGAGATCGCCGCCCAGGCCCGCGCCTTCTCGCCCGACCCTTACGACGATTTCCTCTCGACCTACCATCGCTTCGTCTTTTTGCATTCCCTTTACGACATCGCCCTCTCCTTCGAGCATTCGCCCCTCATCGGCTGCACGAGCTTCGCCCTCGGCGACGGCGCCTTCGAGGACGGGCACACCGTGCTCGCCCGCAATTTCGATTTCGAGGCCGGCAGCATCTTCGACACCGGCAAGGCCGTCTTCCTCGTCCGCGAACAGGGCCGTATTCCTTATGCCTCCGTCGCCTGGCCCGGCCTCGTCGGCGCCGTCAGCGGCATGAACGCCGAGGGCCTCGCGCTCGTCGTCCACGGCGCCCGCGCGAGCGATCCGCGCCCCGTCGGCGAGCCCGTCGTCCACACGACGCGCGATCTGCTCGCCCGCGCCCGCACCACCGAAGAGGCCGTCGAGCTCCTCCGCGATCGCGCCCCCATGGTCTCGCACATGATCATGCTCACCGACGCGAAGGGCGACGTCGCCATCGTCGAGCGCGCCCCGGGCCATCCGATCCACGTCCGTCGTGGACGCGGCAAGGTCCCCCTCACGAACCACCTCGAAGGCCCGCTCGCCGGCGATCCCGCGAACCGCCGCGTCGAGGAGAAGACCTCCACCCGCCCCCGCCGCGCGCGCCTCGACGAGCTGCTCGCGAATCTCCCGCCCGGCGCGTCCGTCGAACGCGTGGTGGGCGTCTTGCGCGACAAAAAGGGCCTCGGCGACGTGGAGCTCCCGATCGGCCACCGCCGCGCGCTCGACGCGCTCATCGCCACACACGCCGTCGTCATGGACACCACGGCGCGTGTCCTCTGGGTCAGCGAAGGCCCCCACCTGCTCGGCCGCTTCGTGCGCTTCGACCTCGCCCGGCTCCTCGGATCGAGCTACGAACCCAGAGACGACGAGCCCATCGTCACCCTCCCCGAGGACCCGCTGCATCGGTCCCCGGCCTACGAGGCGTGGGAAAAAGCGGGAATGCCGCATCATGGAGAGCTCTGATGGATCGACGTGATTTCTTCCGAAATGCCCTCGCCGCCTCGGGCGCGCTCCTCCTCCCCTCGACGTTGGCCTCCGAGGCGTACGCCGACGAGGTCTCCGAGGTCCTCGCCCAGATCACGAAGGCCCGCGCGGATCTGAAGACGCTCGTCGGCCCCTTCGAGCAGGAGCGGACGATCGGCCTGCTCGCCACGGCCGTGAAGAGCGCCGGCGAGATGAGCCTGGTCCGGCCCGATCGATTGCGCTGGGAGCTCTTGCCCCCCGACGCGGTCACCTACTGGGTCGGCCCCGAGGGTTTTTCCTTCGCGACCCCGCGCGGCGCGGCGAGCGTCGGCAAGGCCGCCGCGGGCCGGTTCGCCGCGGTGCTCGGCGATCTCTTGATCCTGATGGGCGGCGACCTCCAGCAGCTCCGCGCCCGCTACGAGCTCACGGTCCCCAGCAAAAAAGACGGCATCACGCTCCGGGCCGTGCCCCGCGCCGAGGACGTGAAGAAACACGTCAAGCGCCTCGAAATGCGCCTCGGCCTCGAGCTCTGGACGATCAAGGAGGTCACGATCGAGGAGCAGAGCGGCGATCTGAGCGTCATTCGATTCGGAAAGCTCAAGCGCGACGTCGCCGTCGACCCGGCGAAGATGAAGCCCTCGAAGCGCTGAAATGTCCCCTAGCGGCGCGCGATCTTCCGCGCCGCCGCCAATCCATCTCGCAACGTCGCTTTCGTCGTGATCCCGCCGAGCCCGAGGTCGAGGTCCACGAGCGCCCGGGCCGCCGAGGGCGAGAGGCCCGTGAGCACCACCCGCGCGCCGAGCAGGCCCACCGCTTTCGTCGCGCTCACGAGCGCCTCCGCGACGGACGCGTCCACCGACGGCACGCCCGTCACGTCGAGAATGGCGACCTCGGCCGCGTGGGTCACCACGCCGTCGAGCAGCGTCGCCATCATTTGCTCGGCCCGCGCGTGGTCCACGGTCCCCACGAGCGGCATCAAGAGGACGCCGTCGCCGAGCGGCACGAGCGGCGTGGAGATCGCCCGGAGCATCTCGCGTTGCGCGCGGATCGTCTCCTCCTGCGCCGCAGCCGCCTGCGCCGCGCGCTCGGCCGCGAGCTGCTCCGTCACGTCCGTCAAGACCGCCTGCGAACGAACCGTATTGCCGTGCTCGTCCCGATCGGCGATCGCCGAGAGCATCACGTCCATCACCGAGCCGTCCTTGCGGACGAACTGATAAAGGATGTTGTCGCATCGACCGGTCTTGAAGAACTCCGGCAATACGACCTCACGGGCATATTTCGAGGATTCCGACGTCAAGAACTCCGACGAGCGCCGCCCGAGCACCTCGTCCGCCGTGTACCCCATCGCCTCGACCCATCGGTCGTTCACCGCGGAGAGCCGCCCCTGCGCGTCGATCGAATGCATGATCGCCGGCAGGCGGCTGTAGAACCATTCGTGGTGCCTCTCCGCGTGATCCGCCGCGCGGCGCGCCTCCGCGAGGGCCGCGGCCGATTGCCTCGCGAGGGACGTGGCGACGCGCTCGATGACCTCCTCGACGAAGGACGCCGCCGCTCCGCCGCCCGAAGGTTCGCTCGACGCGAGGGCGTGGCGGACGAGGGCGCGACGGACGGCGCCGAGCAAGACGAGCGCGCCGTCGAGCGGGGTCTCTGCGCGCTCCAGATGCTCGAGCAGGGCCGCGGCGAGGGCCTCCGGGTCGCCGTCCGGAGGTGGGCGAAGGATCCCGTCCACGAGCGGCGCGAGGCTCGAAACGGGCGCGCCCGCCGCTCCGCGCCCGACGCGCTCTTCCAGGTCCCGGCCGGCCTCTTCCAGGATGGCGTCACGCCGGGTGAGCAGCGAGACGAGCGCGGCGGCAATCGAAGGGGGCGACATGAGCGCGCGTTTATAGGTCGAGCGCCCGCGTTTGGAAACGATCTTTTGAGCACGAACGAACTGTAATTTCGCCCGAGGCTGGATTCCATGGACGCTCGCTCGCCCTCGCTCCGGGCGCGCGGCCTCACAACATCGCCACGGGATCCATGTCCACCACGACCCGCACCCGCCGATCGATCTCCGGGATCGCCGCGGCCGCCACCTGGGTCGCCGCCCGGAGGGCGCGCCGATCCTTGGAGCGCAAAAGGACGCGGAATCGATACCGGCCGCGCAGCCGCGCGAGCGGCGCCGCCGCGGGGCCGAGCACCTCGACGACGCGTGATTGTCCCTCGGGCGAGGTCTTCGCGTGCGCCGCGATCACGCCCGCCGCGCGCCGCGCCACGTCCTCGTCGAGCGCGTCGACCCGGAAGAGCGACAGCCGCGAAAAGGGCGGATATCCGACCTCGGCCCGATCGGCGAGCTCGTGCTCCAGAAAGGCGCTCACGTCGTGCCGCATCGCGAATTGCACGGCCGGCTGCGCGGGGTTTCGCGTTTGAATGATCACGCGGCCAGGGCGATCGCGCCTCCCGGCGCGCCCCGCGACCTGCACGAGGAGCTGGAACCCACGCTCGGAGGCGCGAAAATCCGGCAATGACAGCGCCGCGTCCGCGTTGAGCACGCCGACGAGCGTCACATTGCCGAGGTCGTGCCCCTTCGTGACCATTTGCGTGCCCACGAGCACGTCGATCTCGCCCGCCCGCATCTTCGCGAGGATCGCCTCGGCCTTCGCGCCGTCGGCGACGTCCCGGTCGAGCCGCGCCACGCGCGCCGCGGGGAAGGCCTCCGCGATGGTCTCCTCGAGCCGCTCGGTCCCGAGCCCCTCGAGCGCGAGCGAGGGCGCCTTGCACTCCGCGCACGCCGCGGGCATCGGCCCCTCCCAGTCGCAATAATGGCACCGCATGCGCCCGCCCCGCGCCCGGTGGAACGTGAGCGCCACCGAGCACGAGAGGCACGTCGCCACGTGCCCGCACGACTCGCACACGACGCTCGGCGCGAAGCCGCGTCGATTGAGGAACAGGATCGCCTGCTCCCCCGCGGCGAGCGACTTTTCGAGCGCGCGGTGGAGCGGCAACGAGACGAGCTTGTTCCCCGTCGGCCCCGGCCCGATCCGCCGCAGATCGACCGTCGTCACCTCGGGCAACGTCGCCTCCCGGTGCGCGCGGTCGGGCAGGCGTAATTCGACGAGTTTTCCCTGACGAGCGAGCTGCACCGATTCGAGCGACGGCGTCGCCGACCCGAGCACCGCCACGGCCGAGGCGCGGTGCGCCCGCAACAAGGCCATGTCGCGGGCGTGATACCGCACGCCCTCCTCCTGCTTGAACGAGCCGTCGTGCTCCTCGTCCACGAGGACGAGCCCGAGGTTCGTGACGGGCGCGAAGATCGCCGAGCGCGCCCCGATCGCCACGCGCACGGCCCCCGTCCGCACGCGCTTCCACATCGCGTGCCGATCCGACTCCGACAAACCGCTGTGCAAGACCGCGAGGTCATCGCCGAACCGCGCCCGGAAGCGCGACACGAGCTGCGGCGTGAGCGCGATCTCCGGCACCATCACGATCGCGCCCCGCCCCCGCGCGAGGCACCCCGCGATGGCGCGCAGATACACCTCGGTCTTTCCGGACCCGGTCACGCCAAAAAGAAGAAATGCGGCCGGCTTCGCCTCCGAGAGCGCTCCCTCGATCCGCGCCTCGGCCGCCGCCTGCGCCTCGTTCAATGCCGGCGGCTCGTCCTTCGGCTCGGGCCGCGCGAAGAACGCGTCGCGCGGCGGCTCCCGCTCCTCCACGACCACGAGCCCCAGCGACGCGAGCTTCTTCACGGCGGCCCGGGCATTACCGAATTTCTCCTCGAGCCGGGCGATCGGCATCTCCCCGTTCGCCCGGAGCAGCGCCAGCGCCGACGCGGCTTGCCCGCGCAAGACCCCCGGCTCCTCCACGGCGTCCGTGGGCCGCGCATACGCGATCTTGCGCCCGCCCACCTGCTTGACGCGCGAGAGCGTGCCCGGGAGCTCGCCTTGCGCCTCGAGCGCGCGCACGTCCTCGCGCTCGACGGCCGGCAACGCGAGCCGGAGGACCTCGCCGATCGGCGCGAAATAATACGACGAGAGCTCCCGCAAAAACGAGAGCAGCTCCCCCGGCAGGACGGGCTCGGGATCAACGACCGCCGTGATGGGCTTGAGCCGCACGCCCTCGGGCGCGTCGCCCTCGGAGGTCGCGAGGACCACGCCGAGGACCTTCTTTCGGCCGAACTCGACGAGCACCCGCGCGCCCGGACGAACCGAAGCGGCGAGCGCGGGCGGGACCTCGTAGGAGAAGGCCCGAGCGAGCGGGACGGGGACGGCGACCTCGCAGAGCAGGGGCATGGTTGCCCGGAGAGGTATCAGGTTTTCGAGGGTCGTGCACCCGGGAGGACGGGCGGACGCGACGACGACGATTGAGCCTTTTCAGCCGCCCGCCGTGAGCTGCAGCATCACGAGCCCCGCCACCATCGCCGCGGCGAGCAGCAAGATCGCCCCGGCATACCCGCCCTCGGACGCCTCGCGCGGCGCGACCTTCATCGGCGCTTTGCCTTCGCCTTGCGATTTCAACGCGCGGCGCCGCTTCTTCGCGAGGCGCCTCTCCCGCTCCGCCGGGCCCTCCGACCTCGCCTGCCGCACGCCGCTCTCCGGCGCGGGCGCCTTCTCCTCGGGGCGCGGCACGACCCGCTGCGTGGGCGGCGTGGGCGTGTGGTTCGTGTTTGTCTTGGCCGCATTACCGTTCGCCGGCCGCGCGCGCTTGCCGATCGGCGTGATCACCGCGACGGGGCCGCGCTCGATCGCCTCGATCGCGCGCTGCCGCGCCCTCCGCTCGGAGAGCACTTCCTTGCCGAAATGCTGCGTGAGCCACGCGCCGAACTGGATCGAGCTCGCGAGCATCCTCGTCTTCGCCGCGTACACCTCGAGGTCGCGCAGCATCGCCGCGGCCGTGGGGTATCGCTCGTCCTTGTCCTGGGCGAGCGCGCGCCGCACGATCCCGAAGAGCTCCTGCTCCTCGGGCAAACCTCGGCTCGGCAGCTCCGGGATCTCGGCCCGGCGCGAGGCGTCGAGCAGCGATTCGCCCTGCCGCGCCTTGTAGAGCCTCCGGCCGGCGAGCAGCTCCCACAGGATGATGCCGACCGCGAACACGTCCGAGCTCGCCCCGAGCGCCTCGCCCCGCGCCTGCTCCGGGCTCATGTACCCGGCTTTGCCCTGGAGCGCCGTCTCCACGCCGCCCGGCGCGCCGGCCCGCGCGATGCCGAAATCGCAGAGCTTCACCGTCCCCTCGAAGCTCACGAGCACGTTCGATGGCGAGACGTCGCGGTGCACGATCCCGAGCGGCGCGCCGCGCTCGTCCTTCATTCGATGCGCGTAATCG comes from the Polyangium spumosum genome and includes:
- the priA gene encoding replication restart helicase PriA produces the protein MPLLCEVAVPVPLARAFSYEVPPALAASVRPGARVLVEFGRKKVLGVVLATSEGDAPEGVRLKPITAVVDPEPVLPGELLSFLRELSSYYFAPIGEVLRLALPAVEREDVRALEAQGELPGTLSRVKQVGGRKIAYARPTDAVEEPGVLRGQAASALALLRANGEMPIARLEEKFGNARAAVKKLASLGLVVVEEREPPRDAFFARPEPKDEPPALNEAQAAAEARIEGALSEAKPAAFLLFGVTGSGKTEVYLRAIAGCLARGRGAIVMVPEIALTPQLVSRFRARFGDDLAVLHSGLSESDRHAMWKRVRTGAVRVAIGARSAIFAPVTNLGLVLVDEEHDGSFKQEEGVRYHARDMALLRAHRASAVAVLGSATPSLESVQLARQGKLVELRLPDRAHREATLPEVTTVDLRRIGPGPTGNKLVSLPLHRALEKSLAAGEQAILFLNRRGFAPSVVCESCGHVATCLSCSVALTFHRARGGRMRCHYCDWEGPMPAACAECKAPSLALEGLGTERLEETIAEAFPAARVARLDRDVADGAKAEAILAKMRAGEIDVLVGTQMVTKGHDLGNVTLVGVLNADAALSLPDFRASERGFQLLVQVAGRAGRRDRPGRVIIQTRNPAQPAVQFAMRHDVSAFLEHELADRAEVGYPPFSRLSLFRVDALDEDVARRAAGVIAAHAKTSPEGQSRVVEVLGPAAAPLARLRGRYRFRVLLRSKDRRALRAATQVAAAAIPEIDRRVRVVVDMDPVAML
- a CDS encoding LolA family protein, with product MDRRDFFRNALAASGALLLPSTLASEAYADEVSEVLAQITKARADLKTLVGPFEQERTIGLLATAVKSAGEMSLVRPDRLRWELLPPDAVTYWVGPEGFSFATPRGAASVGKAAAGRFAAVLGDLLILMGGDLQQLRARYELTVPSKKDGITLRAVPRAEDVKKHVKRLEMRLGLELWTIKEVTIEEQSGDLSVIRFGKLKRDVAVDPAKMKPSKR
- a CDS encoding serine/threonine-protein kinase, giving the protein MTAALAEKPTPTPPPSAVPSSRRKQRASRRLPCKLGPYTLFERIGYGGMANVYLARQKTELGAYRLCVIKEVLPELAHDTRMAEMLAEEARITSLFRHTNVALVHDLGRDGDSLYLAMEYVEGYDLRELLRRAAAAKVPFPVAYSLLLVGDVLRGLDYAHRMKDERGAPLGIVHRDVSPSNVLVSFEGTVKLCDFGIARAGAPGGVETALQGKAGYMSPEQARGEALGASSDVFAVGIILWELLAGRRLYKARQGESLLDASRRAEIPELPSRGLPEEQELFGIVRRALAQDKDERYPTAAAMLRDLEVYAAKTRMLASSIQFGAWLTQHFGKEVLSERRARQRAIEAIERGPVAVITPIGKRARPANGNAAKTNTNHTPTPPTQRVVPRPEEKAPAPESGVRQARSEGPAERERRLAKKRRRALKSQGEGKAPMKVAPREASEGGYAGAILLLAAAMVAGLVMLQLTAGG
- a CDS encoding PAS domain S-box protein — protein: MSPPSIAAALVSLLTRRDAILEEAGRDLEERVGRGAAGAPVSSLAPLVDGILRPPPDGDPEALAAALLEHLERAETPLDGALVLLGAVRRALVRHALASSEPSGGGAAASFVEEVIERVATSLARQSAAALAEARRAADHAERHHEWFYSRLPAIMHSIDAQGRLSAVNDRWVEAMGYTADEVLGRRSSEFLTSESSKYAREVVLPEFFKTGRCDNILYQFVRKDGSVMDVMLSAIADRDEHGNTVRSQAVLTDVTEQLAAERAAQAAAAQEETIRAQREMLRAISTPLVPLGDGVLLMPLVGTVDHARAEQMMATLLDGVVTHAAEVAILDVTGVPSVDASVAEALVSATKAVGLLGARVVLTGLSPSAARALVDLDLGLGGITTKATLRDGLAAARKIARR